CCCTTCAGGATCGATGCGATCTGCTGTTCCGGGGTCTTCTCATCCCACTTGACAGAATTGTTAGCCCAGCGGCTTGCAGCCGTGTCAGTCTTGCCCACACGCCCGTCCGGCAGCATTACATCGATCATCGGGCTGTCTGTCGCTGCGGCCTGTTCCTGTGCACCCTTATCCTTTACTCTGCGGCTTGTGGTGAGCAGCACGAAGATGACCAGCAGAAAGACCAGGCTTGCGCCTGTGCTTGCCAGGGCCACCGGAAGGCGCAGGCTGTTGATCCTGTCCTCCGGAGTTACCACATAGATATAGTCTGTCTCAGTCTCCAGGCTGGAGCCGTAATATTTCCTGTTCTCTATGGTGATATAATCACAGTAACCGTCCCGGAACTGGTTTTCCGTCATTCCATATGTAAGAGCATTCTTCCCGATCATCCGCTCCTGGGGAAACCAGGAAAAGTCTTTTGTTTCTTTGTCTACGGCAAACGCAAACCCGCCTGCACTGGCTTTCACACTACCCAGGACTGAGGACAGCTTCGTGGCAGAAAGCGCCTCCTCCAGTTTTTCCGGATAGAGGGAAATCTGTGCAAACCCATCGGGATTTCCCTGGCTGTCATACATGAGCGCTCCGATGTACTGGTGATACTGACCGGATATCTCATCGGGCATGGACTCCTGGACCACCGATTCGACGCCCTGTAAAAGCTTGCCGAATGCATAGGACTGATCCTCCGGGTTGCTGCTTATCTCAAAATTGACATAGGTGGAATCAGACACCAGTTCTCTGCCCTGACTATCAAACAGCATGATGAATTCCACATCCAATACCTGGCTTAAACCAGCCAGCTCTTCCCGGTTCTGAAGCTGGGGATTGCCGCTCAGGATATATGCGGCAATCTGGCACTTGTTTAAGTATCGCCGGTTGTACTGGGCAGTGAGTGTCTCCACATCCTCCTGGTTCTTTAAAAAGGTGGCCTGAACATCCTCTACCTGCCGGCTGTTGCTGATAGAACGCATGGACAGGGAAAACAGTGTCTGCATATAAAATGAGACGACCAAAACAAAGATCAGCCCTACCGCACAAAGCGTGCCGAGCTTCCTGCCCAGCGGCTTATTGTACACAATACTTCCAAATGCAGTTTGGGCAGCTTCCCCGTCCTCCTTCTCCTTCTTCTGGTCCTGGAGGATCAAAAAACCATAAGAGACCACGATCGTGAGCACCACAAAGAAGATGAACAGCACGATCCCTACAGTGATATTCCCGGAGGATACAAGCTCCGCCTCCGGCACCGCACAGATCACATATGCATTATGCGCATCCAGTTTCTTGACGCCGCAGTACAGGCGTTCGCCGTTCATGGTCATCCAGCCGTAAAAACCATCTTCCAGGTTCTCCACTTCCAGACCGGCATCGATGGAATCCTGGCCCAGCTTTGTCCCGTCAGGATGATACAGTACAGTATAGTCCTGGCTGGATACGGCAAAGGTGTAGCCGTTAAGTCCGACCTTCACATTGCCGAGCATGCTTTCCCAGGAATTGATACCTGCCTGGATCTGATGAAGCTCCGCCGGATCCTGCGCGATCACCGCCAGCCTGTCGGCATTGATTCTGGCAGCGTAATAACGGCGTGTGATACCATCCCTGACGACTTCAAATGCCTCAGACGGTTTGTCCGTCTCAAACACGGTCCTGAGTTGATTATACCGCGTGCGCGTAAAATCCACAGAAACAGAACCGGATGCTGCGATCTGGTTGCCTTCCCGGTCCAGCAGAATGATATCATCCACATTCATCCTGGAAGCCAGATCCTTTAAGTAATAACTGCTCTCGGCAAAACGGCTGTCCTTGTTTGCCATGTAAGCGACCGTTTCCGCCTTGGACTGGTACACCTCGTCATAGCTGATCCGGTTCTGCTCCGCCGTAGCATATGCCTTTTCTACCAGCGGCTCAATCTGCATGATGTTCTCTTTTGTATTCTCCCGCTGGCTGCTTATGGAAAGCCTCGTCTGCATTACAGTCAGAAACGCGCCCAGAAGGATAATACAGACCACGCTGACCGTCAGCAGAAGCTTCTTTTTTCTGCGAAGTTCTTTTGTCATCTCTCTCATCCCCCTAATCCCATTTGTCAATCAGCCCGGCGATGGTGCCGTCATCCAGCATCTTCTGGATGGCATCTGCCACTGGCTTGCTGAGTGAAGAACCCTTTACTGTTGCCACACCGTAATTCTCCGTTCCGGCCACATCCTCCAGGATCATCCTGTCGTCCTTCATATGTGCCCTCGCAACGCCGCCGTCCATACAGACTGCGTCCACGGTGCCGTCCTCCAGCGCTTCTGACAATGCTTCATAGGTATCCCGGTATTCAAGAGAGGAACCCTTTGTATCTTCCGCCGTGATAAGCCCCAGTTCCATGAGCTTTCCCGACAGCTTCGGCGCCGTGTTGGCGCCCTCCAGCACACCGGTCGTTTTCCCGACCAGGTCGTCAATGTGCTCGATCAGAGAAGATCTCTCCACCATGATACTGGTGTAATCCGTAAAGTACGCCGGAGAGAAATCAAAATTCTTCAGCCGTGATTCTTCTATAGAATATGTGGCGATCAGGCAGTCCACTTCCCCGTTGAGCAGCATATCCTTCCGGGTATCCGGAGTGACCGTCACAAACTCCACGCCCGCATAACCAAGGTCATCCGCAAGCTTCTTTGCCAGGTCGATCTCCAGGCCGTAGTACCGTCCTGTCGCAGGATTTAGATACCCCAGTCCCACGATGTCATCCCTCACGCCGACCTTCAGCATACCGCTTTTTGACGAAGTACTGCACCCTGAAAGGACTGCTGCAAATACCAACAGCAGAATAATTACATTTTTCAGCTTTTTCATCTTTTGCCCTCCCATAATTTATCTATATGATTATACCATGGGCGGGAGCGCGGTTAAAGCGTCAAAAATACGTACTTCTGCGCATAATCAGGCTGCACTTCTTACATGTATGGATCCTGCGGGATAATGATCGCCGCCAGGAGATAGACGAAAATCCCAGGGCCGGAACATGCCAGCACTGCCCAGATCAGCCGGACCAGTGTAGCGTCAATGTTCAAATATTCTCCAATGCCGCCGCATACGCCGCAGAGCATCCTGTCTTTACTGGAACGATATAATTTTTTATTCAAATCCATAACTTACCTCTTTTCCTGATGTGAATGGTCTTTGGGTTCCAAATGTCAATTCTCTGTCTCTGTAAATCTGATATAAAGCTCTCCTGCATCGCACTCCAGCTCCGCGCTTTTTCCTGCATGGTTGTCGATGTATTTCTCCCGTCTGAGCCCGGTGTATCGTTCCTCCTGGTCATCTGCAAGAACAATGGTTCCCACATTGGAGGTCAGTTCATAATCAAACTGCTGTTTTTTGCCTTCCAGCCCAAGGTACATGCTCCCGGCCTTACACTCTGCATCAAGTTCCCCGACATTTCCGCTGTTAATAGTCAGAGATCCTGCCATGAGTTCCAATCCCAACTTATCCGTCCGGATCTCATCGATCGCCACACTGGTCGCTGCAGACCTCGATCTCCACCTCGCGGAATTGGTATGCCCGCGGAATATAGATCACCAGGGTTTCCATCCTGCTGCTCTTATAGTCATCAGTACGGCCTTTAAACGGGCCAAGGATATTCTGAAACTCGTGATGGCGTTCAATCTCCAGTTCATCCTCCTCCTGCCGGATATCATAAGAATAGGTCAGCACACTGTCAACCGCATATCCTTCCACGCGGACCGCCGTATCCTGCGGATCTTCCCGGTCCTCTGTCACAACGAAAAGTTCCCCCGGTCCCGCTTCGATCTTTAATTTCCTTACGTGTTCATAGGAGATACTGTCCATCATCGTATCATCCCCCGGGACCATACCGTCGTCCTCAAAACCCTGTATGATCTCTACTGACTGCTTTCTGTGGGGAGTACCATAATTCACAACGCCCTGTACATAGTTCCCAAACTCCTCCATCCCTCCCATCATGGCCCCGGCTGTTATCACGCCAATCCCTGCCAGACAAAAAATAATCCCAAAAACAACAGTCCACTTTATCACCTTATTCATGCCTGTTTCCTCCTTCCACCGTGCAGAAACCTGCTGATCACATTCACAGTGCCGCGGATACAATATGGAAGGAACCTGCCATAAACCAGTACGGAAAGCGCCACTCCGATCAGCCCCAGGCCCAGGGACAGAACGCCAAGCCCAAGCATCAAGACACCCGCCGCAGGATGGGCAAACAGCATTCCCACGCCTATTACCAGCAGGGCAACCGCTCCTACACATGCACCAACCGTGAGCAGTCCTACAAAAATAACGACCACAACTGCGATACCTAAAAGCCCGCCGGCCAGTCCCAGGACGCCGCCGCCGATCCCCAAAAGAATTGGCGCCGCCACTGCCAGCACGATCAAAAGCGCGCCCACCTTAAAGAGCCGTTTCAGCCAGTCATCCTGTCCCCCCGGTCTGCGCTGCCTCGCCGCGTTGCCGCTGCTTCCGGACGCACCGCCCGTTCCGGCCTCATGGACCTCTGGAAGCTCCTGATGCTTTACCACCTGAAAATTTGGGTCCTTAAAACGTTCGTCCTGATATCCGGACTCTGTAAACGCCCCGCCGTCCTCCAGGTTCCCGATCAGATCGCTGCGGATGATCGCCGCCACGCGCTCCGGACTTCCAAACTCCCGCATAACCTGTTCCTCATTCTCATCGCCTGCTTCCTCCAGATAATCCCGGTAATATGCGAGGGCTTCCTCCTTGTCTTCCTCCGGAATGTCCTGAAGCAGATATTCCAGTTCCTTCATAAATTCTGCTCTGTTCATACTGTAGCCTCCTCAAGTATTGTGGATATCTTCTGAGCATAGCTGCTCCATTCCCCCCGGTAGAGATTCAGCTGAAGTCTGCCGCTCTCCGTGATCCGATAATATCTCCGGTTCCTGCCGTCGATCGCCATATCATAAGTCTCCAGGCAATCTTCCTTCTGCAGCCGCCGGAGCACCGGATACAGGGTTGACTCCGAGATGTCGATCACATCCCGCACATCCTGGGTAATCTTATACCCATAGGTTCCCTGCTGTTCCCTGGATACTACTGCCAGTACAATGGCGTCCAGAAGCGCAGCGCCTGTGTTAAAAATCATATCCAGCCCGCCTTTCTGCTTGTGCTTGCTCCACATTCCCCATCCTTGATTTTGCCAATTTGGGGGCTGTGTTATTCATCGAACTATATTATACATCATATAACATATCTTACAATCAATACTATACAACGTATAATATTATTTGTCAATATAATATTGTATTTATTTATTTTTTCTTTCATCTCTAAAACCCATAGGATATGCCCCATAAAACAAAAAAAGAGAAGCAAGCCAGTCATGCCGGCTTCGCCTCTCTTTTTACTGTATCTGTTTTTAATAATTACTCTGCGTCTGCTGCTGCCATTGCCTCGATATCCACATCAGCCACATCCTGATCCTCTGTGTGATGCTCTGCCGGTGCCTGCAGTGCTTTGATGCTCAGGCTGATCTTACGGTCTTCCCCGTTGAAATCAACAACCTTTGCCTCGATCTCCTGTCCAATGCTCAATGCATCAGCCGGTTTATCTACATGCTCTCTGGAAATCTGGGAAACATGGAGTAATGCGTCTACGCCTGGCTCCAGCTCTACAAATGCGCCGAAATCAGTCATACGCGCCACACGGCCGTACACAATATTGCCAACCGCATACTTCTCAGCTGCGCTTACCCACGGATTCTCCTCCGGGAACTTCAGGCTCAGGGCGATCTTCTCACCGCTGATATCCTTGATCAGCGCTCTCACATTGTCTCCGGTCTTAAATACCTTCTTCGGGTTCTCTACACGGCCCCAGGACATCTCGGAGATGTGAAGCAGACCGTCTGCTCCGCCCAGATCGATAAATGCGCCGAAGTCAGTCACGTTCTTCACAACACCCTCGACTGTGTCGCCAATATGGATGCGCTCGAACAGCTCTTTCTGCATCTCAGCCTTCTTCGCGATCATCAGCTGCTTTCTGTCACCGATCACTCTTCTTCTCTTAGGATTGAACTCGGTGATCACAAAATCAATATCCTGACCGGCGTATTTAGTCAGGTCTTTCTCATAGCTGTCGGATACAAGGCTTGCCGGGATGAAGACTCTGGCCTCGTCCACTACCACGCTTAAGCCTCCGTCCAGAACCTGCGCTACCTTGGCGGTCAGCACTTCATGGTTCTCAAATGCTTCTTCCAGTCTCTTGTTGCCCTTGTCGGCTGCCAGTCTCTTATAGGACAGAGCTACCTGGCCTTCGCCGTCGTTTACTTTCACAACCTTGGCTTCCATCTCGTCTCCGACAGATACCATGGTCCTTAAATCTACATTCGATTCGTTGGTGTACTCACTTCTCGGAATGATACCATCTGATTTGTATCCTATATTCAAGACGATTTCATCATCTTTCACATCAATGACCTTACCAGTGACGATCTCTCCCGTACGTATTGTTTTTAATGATGCTTCCAACATTTGTTCAAAACTTAATTCTGACATTAGTATGAACCTCCTCAATAATTTGATTCGGGGTGGACGCCCCTGCTGTAATACCTACGCTGCGCACAGAATTCACACATTCAGGATTGAAATCGCCTAGTGACTGGATAAAGTAAGTGTTCTTACATTCCTTTTGGCATATCTCGTAGAGTTTCTGTGTGTTGGAACTATTCCTGCCTCCTATGACAATCATAGCTTCCACTTCAGAAGCAATACGCCTAGCTTCCACTTGTCTTTCCTGTGTTGCATTGCAAATCGTATTTAAAACAAGTATATCATAACCCTTTTTCTCAAATTTTTCAACTAAATCTTGAAATTTATTGTAATTAAATGTCGTCTGGGACACGATACACAGCTTTTCGTCCTGTGAAACCGGCAGATTTTCTATCTGAGAGGCGTTTTCCACCACCAGAGTCCGCTCGTCTCCCCAGCCACGGATGCCCTCTACCTCCGGGTGGGAAGGGTTCCCGATGATGATGACCCGGCGTCCCTCTGCCTGCTGCTGTTGCACGATCCGGTGGATCTTTTTTACAAAGGGGCAGGTTGCGTCTACCATGGTGATCCCATGCTGCTCCAGCAGATCGTAAACTGCCTTTCCAACGCCGTGGGACCGGATGATGACGATCCCCTCCGTCAGGGCCTCAAGCTCCTCCACGGAATTTAAGACCCGCACGCCCTTCTTCTCTAAATCCTCCACCACCTGCTCGTTGTGAATGATAGGACCGAAGGTATATACCGGCTGATCTGCGGAAGCGATCTGCTCGTAAACCTGTTCCACCGCACGTTTTACGCCGAAACAGAAACCCGCGGTCTTTGCTACGGTCACCTTCATCCGACATCCCCTTTCCAGGAGAGGCCTTTCGAGCAGGCTGCGTCGATGATCGCCTGCACCACCTGCGCAATATCCATCTCGGAGCTGTCCACATAAACCGCATCCTCCGCCGCCTTAAGGGGCGCGACCGGACGGTTCATATCCCGCTCATCCCGTTCTATAATATCCTGCTCAATTTCCTGCAAATTACACATTACACCTTTTTCCACCAGTTCCTTGTAACGGCGCATGGCCCTTACGCGGGAGCTGGCTGTCAAAAATATCTTGACGTCGGCATCCGGCAGGATACAGGTTCCGATATCCCGTCCATCCATGATCACATCATGCTCTGCCGCCAGATTCCGCTGAAGGTCCAAAAGATGAGACCGGACTGCCGGGTAGACGCTGGCAGCAGACGCCATATTGCCTGCCTCCTCCGTGCGGATCAGCCCGGAAACGTCCTCACCGTTTAACAGAACCTGCTGCACGCCGTCCTGATACCGGATCGTGATGTCGGCCTTCTGTGCGGCCTCGCTGACCGCCTGTTCATCTTCCGGCGCAATGCCCTGCCGCAGCAGGCAGAGTGCGATGGCGCGGTACATGGCGCCCGTGTCCACGTAGATAAATCCCAGTTTTTTTGCAACCATTTTTGCTATTGTGCTTTTTCCCGCCCCTGCAGGGCCGTCAATCGCTATGTTAAATGCTTTTCTTTCCATGCTTTTTGTTACTGCTCCTTTATTATGTCTCGTTTACATTGGAACGGAAATCCCCGCCAGATACCCGGTGGACCAGGCGATCTGGAGATTGAACCCTCCCGTCACCGCATCCAGGTCCAGCACCTCTCCCGCAAAATAAAGCCCTTCCACCAGCTTTGACTCCATCGTGGAGGGATTTATCTCCTTCACGGAAACGCCGCCCTGTGTGATGATCGCCTCTTTGTAATCCCGGAAGCCTGTCAGCGTCAAACGGAAATCTTTGATCTGGCTGACGATCCGGCGGCGTTCCTCCCGCGTGATCTCATTGACCTTCTTTTCCTGGGAGATACCGCTGCGCTCCACGACTGCCGGCATCAATTTGGAGGGCAGCAGATGGACCAGCGCATTTTTGTACTGTTTATTCTTCATCTCCTCAAAATCCCTCAGGATACGGGCATCCAGCTGCTCTTCGGAAAGAGCCGGCTTTAGATCTATGGACAGCTCCAGCGGCCCTTTCTTAAGCTGGGACGCCACAAAGCTGCTGGCCGATAAAAGGACCGGACCGCTGACCCCGTAATGGGTAAACAGCATCTCTCCAAATTCCTCATACAGCGTCTTGCTGCCTTTTAAGATCCTGGCATTTATATTGCGCAGGGACAGGCCCTGAAGCTCCTTCACCACGGGTTCCTTCACCTCGAAAGGCACCAGCGCGGGGGACAGTTCCGTAACCCGGTGTCCCAACTCCTTTGCAAACCGGTATCCGTCCCCGGTAGAACCGGTGGTCGGATAGGATAATCCGCCGGTAGTCACGATCACCGCGTCTGCCAGCACGGTCCGTCCGCCCTTTTTCAGGCGGATCCCAGTCACATGCCCATCCTGTGTCATGATCCCGGAAACTTCTTCATGAAGACTGATCTCCACACCCAGATCCCGGAGACGGGCGCTCAATGCGCGGATCACATCAGACGACTTGTCGGAAACCGGAAACACACGGTTGCCCCGCTCTGTCTTTACCTGGCAGCCATTCTGCTCCATAAAGTCCATCACATCAAAGTTCGTAAAACCATAAAAGCTGCTGTAAAGAAACTTGGGGTTGTGCACCACATTGCCGAAGAGCTCCTCCGTATCACAGGCATTGGTCAGATTACATCTGCCTTTGCCGGTGATAAATATCTTCTTTCCAAGCTTTTCGTTCTTCTCATAGATATGGACCTGGTGTCCCGCGCCTGCGGCGGCGATCCCTGCCATCATTCCGGCAGCGCCTCCTCCGATGACTGCAACCCGGCTCATGGCCTGCCCTGCACGAGATGGATGGCAAATCCGCCGATCTCCTGCTCCATATAGGCGAAGAAACAGGTTCCGTCCTCACGGAATTTCCTGGTATCTTCTACAAACCTAACGCCCTTTTCTTCAAAGTATCTCATGGCCGCTTCACAGTCATTGACCGCAAATCCAATATGGCCGTGCGTTCCCCTGCCGTTCTCCTTCATGATCTCCACCAGCTCCCCGGAAAAATAGGATTTCGGGGTTTCCCGGGTGGTCAGGGTGAGCAGGGATAAAAACTCCTCCGCCCACCGTCCGGCTTCCTCTGCGCATGAGGCATTGATCCCCACATGCGCAACGCTCATGTCAAAAAGCTCCACTGCTGTCTTATCCATTGCCTTATCTCTCCTTGATATCCTGTCTCTTTTTAATCCTGTTTATCTTTCTGTTTTTCTTCTTCCTTCACCTGACGGATCCTGGCCTCCAACGCCTCCACCACCGTGCGCAGGACCTTTACCCTGGCATAGTATTTGCAGTTGCCCTCCACCACGATCCAGGGCGCATAGGTTGTGGATGTGCGCACCAGCATCTCGTTGACCGCCTGCTCATACTGATCCCATTTCTCCCGGTTTCTCCAGTCCTCATCGGTGATCTTCCACTGTTTTTCCGGGTTGTCCATGCGTTCCTTGAAGCGGCGCTCCTGTTCGTCCTTGTCGATCTGCAGCCAGAATTTCAGCACCACCGCCCCGGCATTGGCCATATGGGCTTCCATCTCGTTGATCTCCTGGTATGCGCGCTTCCACTCTTCATCACTGCAGAAGCCCTCGATCCGTTCCACCATCACCCTGCCGTACCAGGTGCGGTCAAATATCGCAATGTGGCCTGCCTTCGGCACATGATTCCAGAAACGCCACATATAATGGTGCTTCTTCTCAATGTCATTGGGCGCAGCAGTGGGACACACCTGATACCCCCGCGGGTCCAGATGACTGGTCAGACGTTTGATGGCGCCGCCTTTTCCTCCTGCATCCCAACCCTCGAAGCCCAGCACCACCGGGATTCTCCTGCGGTAGATCTCACTGTGCAGCATTTCCAGCTTTTTCTGAAGGTCGTCTATCTGCTCCTTGTATTCTTCACGGGTCAGGTTCTTCGTCAGATCCACACCGGAAAGAACGCCGTTCTGATACCGGCTGTCAGCTTCCCCTGCCGCCGTCTTCTCTGCAGCCTGTGCGCCGGACGCAGCCTTCGCTGCGATCCTGGCGGCCTTCTCTGTCAGCGCCGTCTCCAGGGCCTCTGTCACGGTCTTCAATATCTTCATGGCGGCGTAATTCTTGTCTGTCGCCTCAATGATATCCCAGGATGCATACTCTGTATCAGTCTTTTCCAGCATTTCCTCGTTGAGCAGCAGATAACGGTCGTACTCCTTATTCCGCTTCCAGTCGTCCTCCGTCACTCTCCAGGAGGTCTCTTTTTCTTCCGTCAGCTTTTTAAAGCGCTTTTTCTGTTCTGCTTTGGAGATGTAGAGGAACAGTTTGATGATCACCGTCCCATCGTCCGCAAGCTGCTTCTCAAAGGAACGGATATCCTGGAATATCTCCGGGATTTCCCTTTTTTTCACCAGACCGTCAAACCGGTCCGTCAGCACCTTCCTGTACCAGCTCCTGTCAAATATGGCAATCCTGCCCTTTTCCGGCGTCAGCGTCCAGAATCTCCACAAAAATGGACGCATGGCCTCTTCCTCTGTCTCCCGGTTGCTGGCATATACGTCAAACCCGCGCGGGTCCAATGCCTGGATCAGCCGGTTGATCTGTGTTCCTTTTCCGGCAGCCCCCATTCCCTCAAAGAGAATGACCACCGGTATCCCGGCTTCTTTGAGTCTCCTCTGAAGCTGCCCCAGCTTTGTTCCGTACTCCTTCTGTGCCTGCCTGTAAACTTCCTTTTCCACGGTCCTTGATAAATCGATCTTCTCCAGCATACGTTACCTCCTATGATTGTGGCTGGGATTCCGGCTGCGGCCCGGTCTCCGTCAGACGTTCCTCCTCTGGCTCCGGCGGCAGGTTATCCTCTGGCTCCTCTGCGCCGGACTGTAACTGCAGGTTGCCGCGCACCCAGCTGCGGTACGTCTTCAGTTCTTCAAAACTATAGAAAAAGCCAACCCTTGCGCTCCAGCTCCCATCCATATCCTGCGGCCTGTGCGCCAACACGAACATCTGGAATGCGTCCGGGAAATCCGGTAAAGCGAGCTTATCCTCCGCTGAAACTCCGGGTCCGGCGCCCGGACGGACCTCCGGTTCTGCTGTCTGTTCCGGCCCCCCTGTCTGCTCCGGGGCCTCCGGCTGGCCTTCAAACCGGGTCTCAAACAGTCCTATATAGCCATTTTCCATAGACGCCTCCAGATACTGCCCGTAAAGTCCGGCAAGCACCCGGATCGTGTCTGTCTCATTGCGCCAGTCTCCATCTGCGTCCAGTGCATCCTCCAGGTCTATCCCCAGTTCCCACAGGGCATGTTCCCCGCCGGGCGCTGCCGCCTGCTCTTCTCCTGCTTCTGCCGCCACCGGTTCCATGGGTTCCAGATAGCTCTTCGTGCTGCCTGCCCCGTCTGTATACAGGGTAACCGCGCCGATCCTTCCCCATGCTTCCTGCGGAAAAACATCACGAAAAAGTTTCATGACCTTTTCTGTCCTGTCGTCCTCCGTATTCTGCCAGAGTATGGTACCATCCGGAGTCCTCTGTTCCAGGATCATCTTATCAGTGGAGTATTCCCTGATTTCCAGATCATAACCGTCTGTACCGGGTATCAGGGCAAAAAATCTTCGGTTTACAAGATCGGTCCAGTCATACTCCGTGCCGCTCGGTCCTTTATTCTCCCCAACAGGCTCCCCATACATATCCGTCAGGCGTTCCCTCATATCCTCAAAGTCCACACCTGCGCCGTCTGCCTCCAGCGATACCATATCCAGCTTTCCATCCGTGTAGTAATAATCTGTCAGGATGACCTGATCC
This portion of the Clostridium sp. AN503 genome encodes:
- a CDS encoding VOC family protein, encoding MDKTAVELFDMSVAHVGINASCAEEAGRWAEEFLSLLTLTTRETPKSYFSGELVEIMKENGRGTHGHIGFAVNDCEAAMRYFEEKGVRFVEDTRKFREDGTCFFAYMEQEIGGFAIHLVQGRP
- the pap gene encoding polyphosphate:AMP phosphotransferase; the protein is MLEKIDLSRTVEKEVYRQAQKEYGTKLGQLQRRLKEAGIPVVILFEGMGAAGKGTQINRLIQALDPRGFDVYASNRETEEEAMRPFLWRFWTLTPEKGRIAIFDRSWYRKVLTDRFDGLVKKREIPEIFQDIRSFEKQLADDGTVIIKLFLYISKAEQKKRFKKLTEEKETSWRVTEDDWKRNKEYDRYLLLNEEMLEKTDTEYASWDIIEATDKNYAAMKILKTVTEALETALTEKAARIAAKAASGAQAAEKTAAGEADSRYQNGVLSGVDLTKNLTREEYKEQIDDLQKKLEMLHSEIYRRRIPVVLGFEGWDAGGKGGAIKRLTSHLDPRGYQVCPTAAPNDIEKKHHYMWRFWNHVPKAGHIAIFDRTWYGRVMVERIEGFCSDEEWKRAYQEINEMEAHMANAGAVVLKFWLQIDKDEQERRFKERMDNPEKQWKITDEDWRNREKWDQYEQAVNEMLVRTSTTYAPWIVVEGNCKYYARVKVLRTVVEALEARIRQVKEEEKQKDKQD